The following are from one region of the uncultured Campylobacter sp. genome:
- a CDS encoding ABC transporter ATP-binding protein produces MEILKGVNLGFAYDYTLFEDVNLSVNAGGSCAITGVSGCGKSTILHILSTLLRPKNGEVIYGGKSLYDLSANELLRIRRFDFGIIFQAHYLFKGFSAHENIELSSVLSAQKIDDEILANLKIDGVMNQKVGELSGGQQQRVSIARVLCKKPRVIFADEPTGNLDKQTANEVMQTLFNYIKANDAALVLVTHDNELAQRCDEVYRLEDKKLSLTSR; encoded by the coding sequence ATGGAAATCTTAAAGGGCGTAAATCTAGGCTTTGCGTATGATTATACGCTCTTTGAGGATGTAAATTTAAGCGTAAATGCCGGCGGTAGCTGCGCCATAACGGGCGTCAGCGGCTGCGGCAAATCAACCATACTCCACATACTTTCTACTCTTTTGCGACCCAAAAACGGCGAAGTTATCTACGGCGGCAAGTCGCTTTACGATCTATCAGCAAACGAACTCTTGCGTATCCGCAGATTTGATTTCGGTATCATTTTTCAGGCGCACTATCTTTTTAAAGGCTTTAGCGCGCACGAAAATATCGAGCTGTCCTCCGTTTTATCCGCGCAAAAAATCGACGATGAAATTTTGGCAAATTTAAAGATAGACGGCGTAATGAATCAAAAAGTAGGCGAGCTAAGCGGCGGGCAGCAGCAACGCGTCTCAATCGCTAGAGTACTTTGTAAAAAGCCACGCGTGATATTTGCCGACGAGCCGACGGGAAATCTAGACAAGCAGACCGCAAACGAAGTGATGCAAACGCTGTTTAACTATATCAAAGCAAACGATGCGGCGCTGGTTTTGGTCACCCACGACAATGAGCTTGCGCAAAGATGCGACGAGGTTTACCGCCTCGAAGACAAAAAGCTCTCTTTAACTTCGCGTTAA
- the tsf gene encoding translation elongation factor Ts has protein sequence MEISAQMVKELRESTGAGMMDCKKALAEANGDMEKAVDILREKGLGQAAKKADRLASEGLVSVVVCDHCKTATISEINSETDFVAKNAQFQNLTKDTTAHIQTNLIKDVESLNASVINGVKFEDYFKSQIATIGENLVVRRFETIKADDKGVVNGYVHSNGRVGVLIGLACESAEIANKAAEFARNLCMHAAAMKPSVISYKDLDKEFVEKEFIALRAELEKDNEELKRLGKPLHHIPEYASRCQIGDAELAKATKAIEEELKAEGKPEKIWDKIIPGKIERFYADNTVLDQRLTLLGQFYVMDDKKTIEQVVEEKSKELGGKIEVVKYVRFELGEGLEKKNEDFAAEVAAQIG, from the coding sequence ATGGAAATCAGCGCACAAATGGTAAAAGAGCTCCGCGAATCAACCGGAGCCGGAATGATGGACTGCAAAAAGGCGCTAGCCGAGGCTAACGGCGATATGGAAAAAGCCGTTGATATCCTGCGTGAAAAGGGTCTAGGTCAAGCCGCTAAAAAGGCTGACCGCCTAGCTAGCGAGGGTCTTGTGAGCGTTGTTGTTTGCGACCACTGCAAAACCGCAACTATCAGCGAGATAAACTCTGAGACCGACTTCGTCGCTAAAAACGCTCAGTTTCAAAATTTGACAAAAGACACTACGGCGCACATCCAAACAAATTTGATAAAAGACGTCGAGAGTCTAAATGCAAGCGTAATTAACGGCGTTAAATTTGAGGATTATTTCAAAAGCCAGATCGCTACTATCGGCGAAAATTTGGTCGTTCGCCGCTTTGAGACTATAAAAGCGGACGACAAAGGCGTAGTAAACGGCTACGTTCACTCAAACGGCCGCGTAGGCGTACTAATCGGCCTTGCTTGCGAAAGTGCAGAAATCGCAAACAAAGCGGCTGAATTTGCAAGAAATTTGTGCATGCACGCAGCCGCTATGAAACCAAGCGTAATAAGCTATAAAGACCTTGACAAAGAGTTCGTCGAGAAGGAATTTATCGCGCTTCGCGCCGAGCTTGAAAAAGATAACGAAGAGCTAAAACGCCTAGGCAAGCCGCTTCATCACATCCCTGAGTATGCTAGCCGCTGCCAAATAGGCGATGCTGAGCTTGCTAAAGCTACAAAAGCGATCGAAGAAGAGCTAAAGGCCGAGGGCAAACCTGAGAAAATTTGGGACAAAATCATCCCTGGTAAGATCGAGAGATTTTACGCGGACAACACCGTTTTAGATCAGCGCCTTACGCTACTTGGACAGTTTTACGTAATGGACGATAAAAAAACTATCGAGCAAGTCGTTGAAGAAAAAAGCAAAGAGCTAGGCGGCAAGATCGAGGTAGTAAAATACGTTCGCTTCGAGCTTGGCGAAGGCCTAGAGAAGAAAAACGAGGACTTTGCGGCCGAGGTTGCGGCGCAAATAGGCTAA
- the rpsB gene encoding 30S ribosomal protein S2, translating into MVTMRDLLECGVHFGHQTRRWNPKMKKFIFGERKGIYIIDLQKTIRYFRYTYNVVRDAAAEGKTILFVGTKKQAGATLKEYAEKCGMPYVNHRWLGGMMTNFGTIRQSIRKLEVIEAMEEDGSINLLTKKEALMLRRKKEKLLASLGGIRNLKTVPDMIFVIDTVKEKIAVQEANRLKIPVVAPIDTNCDPDVIDFPIPGNDDAIRSVQLFCQEMAEAIIEGRSQLEKDGGELEEGKEAVSQAEKDAVVNEAVNEDFSEDFSEDEE; encoded by the coding sequence ATGGTAACAATGAGAGATTTGCTAGAGTGCGGCGTTCATTTCGGACACCAAACGCGCAGATGGAATCCGAAGATGAAAAAATTCATTTTCGGCGAGAGAAAAGGTATCTACATCATAGATCTACAAAAAACTATCCGCTACTTCCGCTACACTTATAACGTCGTTCGCGACGCGGCTGCAGAGGGCAAGACTATACTTTTCGTAGGCACCAAAAAACAAGCTGGCGCAACCCTAAAAGAGTATGCCGAAAAATGCGGCATGCCGTACGTAAATCACCGCTGGCTAGGCGGCATGATGACGAACTTCGGCACTATCCGCCAATCTATCCGCAAGCTCGAAGTAATCGAGGCTATGGAAGAAGACGGCTCTATAAATTTATTAACTAAAAAAGAAGCTCTAATGCTTCGCCGCAAAAAAGAGAAGCTTCTAGCGTCTCTAGGCGGTATCAGAAACCTAAAAACCGTGCCTGATATGATTTTCGTCATCGATACCGTAAAAGAAAAAATCGCCGTTCAAGAGGCTAATCGCCTAAAAATCCCTGTCGTAGCTCCGATCGACACAAACTGCGATCCTGACGTTATCGACTTCCCGATCCCTGGCAACGATGACGCGATCCGCTCGGTTCAGCTTTTCTGCCAAGAGATGGCTGAGGCTATCATCGAGGGACGCTCTCAGCTTGAAAAAGACGGCGGCGAGCTAGAAGAAGGCAAAGAAGCCGTAAGCCAAGCCGAAAAAGACGCAGTCGTAAACGAGGCTGTAAACGAAGACTTCTCCGAGGACTTCAGCGAGGATGAAGAGTAA
- the iadA gene encoding beta-aspartyl-peptidase, with product MLLLKNADLYAPEHVGRSDVLLGGGKILAVSKGLDFRVEGLEIYDLEGKILAPGLIDQHVHITGGGGEAGYHSRTPEITLSGIIRYGTTTVVGTLGTDGCTRSLENLYSKAKALEYEGISTFIHTGSYALPSVTFTGSVTRDLVLIDKVIGCKIAMSDNRGSYPTSQELIKTLTQIRIGGMISKKGGVLHMHMGGLADKFDLIFSVIKDYSFPVNYFSPTHCARTKELFDEAIKFQKMGGYIDITSGGSKFAPLHEAIAYGLANGLNLERLTMSSDGNGSVPRFDENGALVGYGCASCETNLEVLQACVKNKILTIQQALSMMGKNVAKYLNLNGKGEIKVGFDADLAVFDEALNLDSVIAKGEFCVKEGKLVKKGFFE from the coding sequence ATGCTGTTACTTAAAAATGCCGATCTATATGCGCCCGAGCACGTCGGTAGGAGCGACGTTTTGCTCGGCGGAGGTAAAATTTTAGCCGTTTCCAAGGGGCTTGATTTTCGAGTTGAGGGTCTCGAGATTTATGACCTGGAGGGCAAAATTTTAGCGCCCGGACTCATTGATCAGCACGTGCACATCACGGGCGGCGGCGGCGAGGCTGGTTATCATTCGCGAACGCCCGAAATAACGCTATCTGGGATCATCCGCTACGGCACGACGACGGTCGTAGGCACGCTGGGTACCGACGGGTGCACTAGGAGCTTAGAGAATCTCTACTCAAAGGCTAAGGCGCTTGAATACGAGGGCATTTCGACCTTCATCCACACAGGCTCTTATGCGCTGCCTAGCGTCACATTTACTGGCTCCGTTACGCGCGATCTGGTGCTCATCGACAAGGTCATCGGCTGTAAGATCGCGATGAGCGACAATCGCGGCAGCTACCCGACCTCTCAGGAGCTAATTAAGACCCTGACGCAGATACGCATCGGTGGCATGATCTCGAAAAAAGGCGGCGTGCTGCATATGCACATGGGCGGGCTCGCGGATAAATTTGACCTGATTTTTAGCGTGATCAAGGATTATTCGTTTCCTGTTAATTACTTTTCGCCGACGCACTGCGCGCGGACGAAGGAGCTTTTTGACGAGGCGATCAAATTTCAAAAAATGGGCGGTTACATCGACATCACGAGCGGCGGAAGTAAATTTGCCCCGCTTCACGAAGCTATCGCCTACGGGCTTGCCAACGGGCTAAATTTGGAGCGCCTAACTATGAGCTCGGACGGCAACGGCAGCGTGCCTAGATTTGACGAAAACGGCGCATTGGTCGGCTACGGCTGTGCTTCGTGCGAGACGAATTTAGAGGTCTTGCAGGCCTGCGTGAAAAATAAAATCCTAACCATCCAGCAAGCTCTAAGCATGATGGGTAAAAACGTGGCAAAATACCTAAATTTAAATGGTAAAGGCGAGATAAAAGTAGGTTTTGACGCTGATCTTGCGGTATTTGACGAAGCTCTAAATTTAGATAGCGTGATCGCTAAAGGGGAGTTTTGCGTGAAAGAGGGCAAGCTCGTGAAAAAGGGATTTTTTGAGTGA
- a CDS encoding acetyltransferase — protein MPYENFKSKNPLAAKIAANARKFDVQTLQNEQLVNLLLNEKKIEISGEQKEAVERVFTGLMKIEESVQLSG, from the coding sequence ATGCCATACGAAAATTTTAAATCAAAAAATCCTCTCGCGGCAAAAATCGCAGCAAACGCGAGAAAATTTGACGTCCAGACGTTGCAAAACGAGCAGCTCGTAAATTTGCTTTTAAACGAGAAAAAGATCGAGATCTCGGGTGAGCAAAAAGAGGCCGTAGAGCGCGTATTTACGGGACTAATGAAGATAGAAGAAAGCGTGCAGCTAAGCGGTTAG
- a CDS encoding tetratricopeptide repeat protein: protein MKKILLCLIFAASAVFAAQTRSSNEMVSVPTSAPANSANKQFEDALAMYRVSDFKDAARLFNLACEGGYARACYDMGAMIASGKVVAMQPETAVKFYERAYKMGDKLGSYALAYAHQTGAGVAKDEALAYELYKNACELGLAKGCNEAGYMSERGMGVQADVKAAAKFYEKACKMGLEVGCENAKILKR, encoded by the coding sequence ATGAAAAAAATTTTACTTTGTTTGATTTTTGCGGCGAGCGCAGTTTTTGCGGCGCAAACGAGATCTTCTAACGAGATGGTAAGCGTCCCTACGAGCGCGCCTGCAAATTCGGCAAATAAGCAGTTTGAAGACGCGTTAGCGATGTACCGAGTTTCGGATTTTAAGGATGCGGCGAGACTCTTTAATCTAGCGTGCGAAGGCGGATATGCGCGTGCTTGCTATGATATGGGCGCGATGATCGCTAGCGGCAAAGTCGTGGCGATGCAGCCTGAGACGGCGGTTAAATTTTACGAGCGAGCGTACAAAATGGGCGATAAGCTGGGCAGCTACGCATTAGCGTACGCTCATCAGACGGGCGCCGGCGTAGCAAAAGACGAAGCGCTGGCGTACGAGCTATATAAAAACGCATGCGAGCTAGGCCTAGCCAAAGGCTGCAACGAGGCGGGCTACATGAGCGAGCGCGGTATGGGCGTGCAAGCGGACGTCAAAGCCGCGGCTAAATTTTACGAAAAAGCTTGCAAGATGGGGCTAGAGGTCGGCTGCGAAAACGCTAAAATTTTAAAGCGTTAG
- a CDS encoding polyphenol oxidase family protein: MKREILDVVFESERLKLGFTTRFGGVSEGMYEGLNLGDHVGDLPANVTKNREILAAVLGIAPFNLKFMRQIHSNRVEILRDLKDELPPCDGVVTALRGVTLCVLVADCSPVLIADERRGVVAAVHAGRAGVTGKICTNAVGLMKSEFGCDAGDLRVFVGANIKARNYEVGELDLGEFNRYKKDGKFDIEAALRDEFAQLGVGRAEFDPRCTFETQELFSYRRDGVTGRFCGFIMNKPMPMKRKN; this comes from the coding sequence ATGAAGCGGGAAATTTTAGACGTAGTTTTTGAGAGCGAGCGCTTGAAGCTCGGCTTTACAACGCGATTTGGCGGCGTGAGCGAAGGCATGTACGAGGGGCTAAATTTAGGTGATCACGTCGGCGACCTGCCCGCAAACGTGACGAAAAATCGCGAAATTTTAGCCGCCGTACTTGGTATCGCGCCTTTTAATCTAAAATTTATGCGTCAAATTCACTCAAATCGCGTGGAAATTTTACGAGATTTAAAGGATGAGCTACCGCCTTGCGACGGCGTGGTAACGGCGCTTAGAGGCGTTACGCTTTGCGTTTTGGTCGCCGACTGTTCGCCCGTTTTGATCGCGGACGAGAGGCGGGGCGTGGTTGCCGCCGTGCATGCGGGCAGAGCGGGCGTAACTGGTAAAATTTGCACGAATGCAGTCGGGCTGATGAAAAGCGAGTTTGGCTGCGATGCGGGCGATCTGCGCGTATTTGTGGGCGCAAATATCAAGGCGCGAAACTACGAGGTGGGCGAGCTTGATCTGGGCGAGTTTAACCGCTATAAAAAAGATGGCAAATTTGATATTGAGGCGGCCTTGCGGGACGAATTTGCGCAGCTTGGCGTAGGGCGAGCGGAGTTTGATCCGCGCTGCACGTTTGAAACGCAGGAGCTGTTTTCCTACCGCAGAGATGGCGTCACGGGGCGATTTTGCGGGTTTATCATGAATAAGCCCATGCCTATGAAACGTAAAAATTAA
- a CDS encoding riboflavin synthase has product MFNGLIREIAQVASYSQNTLRLKAAYRPNLGDSVAVNGACLSVTQLHSDGFSVELSAETRAHIATENLRGRVHIEPAMRLADRVDGHLLQGHIDAIGEVARIERRENGVDFYINLPPSVMPLMANKGSIAVEGVSLTINEVLPAGVRLTIIPITFRESLFGEFEPGRRVNVESDLLARYVARQLEFGRGAQNGRKSEISWDESQHIASLY; this is encoded by the coding sequence ATGTTTAACGGACTAATCCGAGAGATCGCGCAGGTTGCGAGTTATTCCCAAAATACCCTACGACTAAAAGCCGCGTACCGCCCGAATTTAGGCGATAGCGTCGCGGTAAATGGCGCGTGTCTTAGCGTGACGCAGCTGCACTCAGACGGCTTTAGCGTGGAGCTTAGCGCCGAGACTAGAGCGCACATCGCGACGGAAAATTTGCGCGGGCGCGTGCATATAGAGCCTGCGATGCGCTTAGCCGACCGCGTGGACGGACATCTGCTGCAAGGCCACATCGACGCTATCGGCGAGGTCGCGCGCATAGAGCGGCGCGAAAACGGGGTTGATTTTTATATAAATTTGCCCCCTAGCGTCATGCCTTTGATGGCGAACAAAGGCAGCATCGCAGTCGAGGGCGTGAGCCTCACGATCAACGAAGTTTTGCCCGCAGGCGTGCGCCTCACGATCATCCCGATCACCTTTCGAGAGAGCTTGTTTGGCGAGTTTGAGCCGGGGCGCCGCGTAAACGTAGAAAGCGACCTGCTTGCCCGCTACGTAGCTAGGCAGCTGGAGTTTGGCCGTGGTGCCCAAAACGGCCGTAAAAGCGAGATCAGCTGGGACGAGTCGCAGCACATCGCGAGCCTTTATTAG
- a CDS encoding Crp/Fnr family transcriptional regulator codes for MKRSRLGLLETNVVSSLSNDEIAKFNRRVLTKGSTVYAEGISVAIFKSGSGKLAFFEDGEEFILYNLQKDNITILSDACALEILEDSEIYFIDVRDVGELLKNERFAKAYADSLANIALLQHQIIKSILFESAKGRIANFLIELAAEQNLTQNGYRYVFLPFSLKVLSSFVGLKRQSASTAFNELIKEDVIRRITPHEILIIDFEKLQKYTN; via the coding sequence GTGAAAAGATCAAGGTTAGGACTACTAGAAACGAACGTCGTCTCATCTTTAAGCAATGACGAAATCGCTAAATTTAACCGCCGCGTCCTAACTAAAGGCAGCACGGTTTACGCTGAAGGTATCAGCGTCGCGATATTTAAAAGCGGCTCCGGCAAGCTCGCGTTTTTCGAAGACGGCGAGGAATTTATCCTTTATAACCTACAAAAAGACAACATCACGATCCTAAGCGACGCCTGCGCGCTGGAGATTTTAGAAGATAGCGAAATTTACTTCATCGACGTGCGCGACGTCGGCGAACTGCTAAAAAACGAGCGTTTTGCAAAGGCCTATGCCGACTCGCTCGCAAATATCGCGCTTTTACAACACCAAATCATAAAATCCATACTCTTTGAAAGCGCCAAAGGCCGCATAGCAAACTTCCTCATCGAGCTTGCCGCAGAGCAAAATTTGACCCAAAACGGCTACAGATACGTCTTTTTACCGTTTTCGCTTAAGGTGCTTTCTAGTTTCGTGGGCTTAAAGCGACAAAGCGCCAGCACCGCATTTAACGAACTCATAAAAGAAGACGTCATCAGGCGCATCACGCCGCATGAAATTTTGATAATAGACTTTGAAAAGCTGCAAAAATATACGAATTAG
- a CDS encoding flotillin domain-containing protein → MNIDGMTSLAVFVGIGLFSIVILGIVFSRLYRKTTKELTFVRTGFGGEKVVVDGGALILPILHDYIDINMQSMKVTVARSKSDSFITKDRMRVDITADFYIRVGEDRESISRAAQTLGKKTVDLRELTGLIEGKLIATLRSVASSMEMKELHEKRDEFSSQVKNAIEADLSKNGLQLESVSLTSLDQTAKEFFNENNAFDAEGLTSLTQTIEERKKLRNDIERSTEVQIAQKNYETQSEKFEIQRKQAEAEATQQTKIANFQAEQEALRAKEAESRRKEAEEAKIVANKAIEEAQINKARAIETVEIEKARAIREAEINKEKAVELANQSKNIEIAKKVEEEAAAKTLANEKKALEAASFEKIKTSSETEQAERAKKLALIEAQKEAEQLSIEKTVAAKAEKEAEENLAQAAKIKAMGASEALKIKATAEAEAIKITAEANRLNYEVEAKGKTEINNAENIVSAEILENRFKLALVEFMPQIIAQVVKPAEKIDSIKIVQMAGLGGANQSGVGSNANGGVSNAGASLSDQIVNASLNYKVNAPIIDDLMKQVGIDLNGGIQNIAQPLRSGEKLGSAQDLNGSEQKSNAAKGGK, encoded by the coding sequence ATGAATATTGACGGGATGACGTCTTTAGCCGTATTTGTCGGCATAGGACTTTTTTCTATCGTTATCTTAGGTATAGTCTTTTCAAGACTTTACCGAAAAACGACAAAGGAGCTTACGTTCGTACGAACTGGATTTGGCGGCGAAAAGGTCGTCGTAGACGGCGGCGCTTTGATACTGCCGATACTGCATGATTATATCGACATAAATATGCAGTCGATGAAAGTCACGGTTGCTCGCTCTAAAAGCGATAGCTTCATAACCAAAGACAGGATGCGCGTAGATATCACGGCTGATTTTTATATCAGAGTGGGCGAGGATAGAGAGTCTATCTCTCGCGCGGCGCAGACGCTGGGTAAAAAGACGGTCGACCTAAGAGAGCTAACCGGCCTCATCGAGGGTAAGCTCATAGCCACTCTCCGCTCGGTAGCAAGCTCGATGGAGATGAAAGAACTGCACGAAAAAAGGGATGAATTTAGCTCTCAGGTCAAAAACGCCATCGAAGCCGATCTATCTAAAAACGGCCTTCAGCTAGAGTCGGTTTCGCTAACGTCGCTTGATCAAACGGCAAAAGAGTTTTTTAACGAAAACAACGCCTTTGACGCCGAGGGTTTAACAAGCCTAACGCAAACTATCGAGGAGCGTAAAAAGCTACGAAACGATATCGAGCGCTCGACCGAGGTGCAAATCGCGCAGAAAAACTACGAGACGCAGTCGGAGAAATTTGAAATCCAAAGAAAACAAGCCGAGGCCGAGGCTACGCAGCAAACAAAAATAGCAAATTTCCAAGCAGAACAAGAAGCGCTAAGGGCAAAAGAGGCCGAAAGTAGGCGCAAAGAGGCCGAGGAAGCCAAGATCGTCGCAAACAAAGCTATCGAAGAAGCGCAGATAAATAAAGCTCGCGCTATCGAAACGGTCGAGATAGAAAAGGCAAGAGCCATCAGAGAAGCCGAGATCAACAAAGAAAAAGCCGTCGAACTGGCAAATCAGAGCAAAAATATAGAAATCGCCAAAAAAGTCGAAGAAGAGGCCGCGGCTAAAACGCTAGCCAACGAGAAAAAGGCGCTAGAAGCCGCGTCTTTTGAAAAGATCAAAACGTCATCCGAGACCGAGCAAGCAGAGCGCGCTAAAAAACTAGCGCTAATCGAAGCGCAAAAAGAGGCCGAACAGCTATCTATCGAAAAAACCGTCGCCGCAAAGGCTGAAAAAGAAGCCGAGGAAAACCTAGCCCAAGCCGCTAAAATAAAAGCTATGGGTGCGAGCGAAGCGCTAAAAATCAAGGCCACCGCCGAAGCCGAAGCTATAAAGATAACGGCTGAAGCTAACAGGCTAAACTACGAAGTCGAAGCTAAAGGTAAAACCGAGATAAATAACGCAGAAAATATCGTCTCTGCGGAGATTTTGGAAAATAGATTTAAGCTTGCATTGGTCGAGTTTATGCCGCAAATCATCGCCCAGGTCGTAAAACCGGCTGAGAAAATCGACTCTATCAAAATCGTGCAAATGGCAGGCCTTGGCGGCGCAAATCAGAGCGGTGTGGGCTCAAATGCTAACGGCGGAGTTAGCAACGCCGGCGCATCGCTCTCCGATCAAATCGTAAACGCGTCTTTAAACTATAAAGTAAACGCGCCTATAATCGACGACCTAATGAAGCAAGTAGGCATCGACCTAAACGGCGGGATACAAAATATCGCCCAGCCTCTACGCAGCGGCGAAAAGTTAGGTAGCGCCCAGGATTTAAACGGCTCCGAGCAAAAATCTAATGCGGCCAAAGGCGGAAAATAA
- a CDS encoding DUF1449 family protein, translated as MDQILELLGNNLIFSVPLAIVTVFALLEIILMMTGFSVLEPINGLFDGVDGIDAPGTELLAWANKGGVPSTIFYGILLMSFGACGLFIVSVFYGLASPAWYMSAVIAAVSFFAALAWTRWVSLLAAKYLPQVQTSAFSKKELLGCECEVKDYKITKEQGGDVKVTDKNGKERFVFARAADENELIKGDVALIVKIDKNNFYVRKKS; from the coding sequence ATGGATCAAATTTTAGAGCTTCTTGGCAACAATCTTATATTTTCCGTTCCGCTGGCCATCGTTACGGTTTTTGCATTGCTTGAGATTATTTTGATGATGACCGGATTTTCGGTGCTTGAGCCGATAAACGGTCTGTTTGACGGGGTGGATGGTATCGACGCGCCCGGTACCGAACTGCTGGCGTGGGCAAACAAAGGCGGCGTGCCGAGTACGATTTTTTACGGGATTTTGCTTATGAGCTTCGGAGCATGTGGGCTTTTTATCGTTAGCGTTTTTTACGGCTTAGCCTCGCCTGCGTGGTATATGAGCGCGGTTATCGCCGCGGTTTCGTTTTTTGCCGCTTTGGCTTGGACTAGATGGGTGAGCTTGCTCGCGGCAAAGTACCTGCCTCAGGTGCAAACGTCGGCCTTTAGTAAAAAGGAGCTTCTTGGCTGCGAATGCGAAGTAAAGGATTATAAAATCACAAAAGAGCAAGGCGGAGACGTCAAGGTCACGGATAAAAACGGCAAGGAGCGTTTCGTATTTGCAAGGGCTGCTGATGAAAACGAGCTTATAAAAGGCGATGTCGCGCTCATAGTTAAAATCGATAAAAATAACTTTTACGTCAGGAAAAAATCATAA